The Montipora foliosa isolate CH-2021 chromosome 1, ASM3666993v2, whole genome shotgun sequence genome has a window encoding:
- the LOC137977708 gene encoding melanocortin receptor 4-like — MELHFEKQLCLGSGIPFFFLFFLVTLPNGFILMVLYKNPLRCFRRSFSVFLAFLCAIDFFVGLVVCSGEALTRFLCFFGYQSIPREGDIVTILDYFGINSSILLVTSMSVDRFIAVLFPHTYRRKLKPKTTIIINTCIVTFSLIFALLQLSSISVKVYRTIDLHLHTTFSLSTTAVAYLGIFFSVKKQSRIFSEKQKAMPSNTTLNDIRRERKAKMERKLAVTSFFILLVLILSLIPYFAVILVDIYCESCGKKNWFLALKESCIVFLFVNSVANPFLATFRISELKKTCRIVCGFSLRKNNEATANFINLTDFSSRPMPGGRVEQSGGLLMLNVKCEAVTLKNIRRLSNLPG, encoded by the coding sequence ATGGAACTTCATTTTGAAAAACAGCTTTGCCTGGGAAGTGGAATAcctttcttctttttgttttttcttgttacGCTTCCAAATGGTTTCATCCTAATGGTGCTGTACAAAAACCCTTTGCGGTGTTTCAGGAGATCTTTTTCCGTGTTTCTGGCCTTCCTATGCGCAATAGATTTTTTCGTTGGGCTTGTAGTCTGCTCTGGAGAAGCCCTGACGCGATTCCTGTGCTTCTTTGGTTATCAGAGCATTCCCAGAGAAGGAGACATTGTTACAATATTGGATTACTTCGGAATCAACAGCTCTATCTTGCTAGTGACCTCAATGTCCGTCGATCGCTTCATAGCAGTTCTATTTCCTCATACCTATCGAAGGAAGCTAAAGCCAAAAACaactattattatcaataccTGCATCGTAACTTTTTCATTGATCTTTGCCTTACTCCAATTATCTAGCATTTCGGTCAAGGTTTATCGCACAATTGACTTGCATTTGCACACGACATTTTCTCTTTCCACCACTGCAGTCGCTTATCTCGGAATTTTCTTTTCCGTGAAGAAGCAATCGCGAATTTTTTCGGAGAAACAAAAGGCCATGCCAAGCAACACTACGCTGAACGACAtacgacgagaaagaaaggcaaaaatggaaagaaagcTCGCCGTaacttcattttttattttgctcgtTCTTATTCTTTCATTGATCCCTTACTTTGCTGTCATCTTAGTTGACATTTACTGTGAAAGCTGTGGAAAGAAAAACTGGTTTTTAGCTTTGAAAGAATCTTGTATTGTGTTTCTGTTTGTGAACTCAGTGGCTAATCCTTTCTTGGCGACATTTCGCATCAGCGAATTGAAGAAGACCTGCAGAATCGTGTGTGGCTTCAGTTTAAGGAAAAATAACGAGGCAACAGCGAATTTTATCAACTTGACGGATTTTTCATCAAGACCAATGCCTGGTGGTCGTGTGGAACAATCAGGCGGCTTGCTCATGCTGAATGTGAAGTGCGAAGCGGtaactttgaaaaatattcGCAGACTCAGCAACTTACCCGGCTGA